In the genome of Desulfuromonas sp. DDH964, one region contains:
- a CDS encoding ABC transporter permease: MNLRLRRLGALMLKEFVQILRDPSSLLIAFVLPLILLFLFGYGVSLDARQVPLGVALEGSGPGAHSLARAFAASPYFAVVESRSSPPLQEELLAGRLRGLVVIPADFDRRLASGAAPQLQIIADGSETNTANFVQNYAQGVVATWQARQGLEQGQSAAGGPQLLPRVWFNPELASRNSLVPGAVAIIMAIIGTLLTALVVAREWERGTMEALLATPVGVAELIIGKLVPYFLLGMAAMLGSVVVAVFLFGLPFRGSLLALLATAVAFLLAALGQGLLISTLAKNQFVASQVAVITGFLPAFLLSGFLFEISSMPLPIRGLTHIIAARYLVTNLQTLFLAGDVWPLLLPNILILLLLAALLFLLTAKKTVKRLR; this comes from the coding sequence ATGAACCTGCGGCTGCGACGGCTGGGGGCGCTGATGCTCAAGGAGTTCGTGCAGATCCTGCGCGATCCGAGCAGCCTGCTGATCGCCTTTGTCCTGCCGCTGATCCTCCTCTTCCTGTTCGGCTACGGAGTCTCTCTCGACGCCCGCCAGGTCCCCCTCGGCGTGGCGCTGGAGGGGAGCGGCCCGGGCGCCCACAGCCTCGCCCGCGCCTTTGCCGCCAGCCCCTATTTTGCCGTGGTCGAGTCCCGCAGCAGCCCTCCGTTGCAGGAAGAACTCCTCGCCGGCCGGTTGCGCGGGTTGGTGGTGATCCCGGCGGACTTCGACCGCCGGCTCGCAAGCGGCGCGGCGCCCCAGCTCCAGATCATCGCCGACGGCAGCGAGACCAACACTGCCAATTTTGTCCAGAATTATGCCCAGGGGGTGGTTGCCACCTGGCAGGCGCGCCAGGGGCTGGAACAGGGCCAGAGCGCTGCGGGGGGGCCGCAGCTGCTGCCGCGGGTCTGGTTCAACCCGGAGCTGGCGAGCCGCAACTCGCTCGTCCCCGGCGCAGTGGCGATCATCATGGCGATCATCGGCACCCTGCTCACCGCCCTGGTCGTTGCCCGGGAGTGGGAGCGCGGCACCATGGAGGCGCTCCTTGCCACCCCGGTGGGGGTGGCCGAGCTGATCATCGGCAAGCTCGTCCCCTACTTCCTGCTCGGCATGGCGGCGATGCTTGGCAGCGTGGTGGTCGCGGTCTTCCTCTTCGGGCTGCCGTTCCGCGGCTCGCTGCTGGCGCTGCTGGCGACGGCCGTCGCCTTTCTCCTCGCTGCTCTCGGCCAGGGGCTGCTGATCTCGACGCTGGCAAAAAACCAGTTCGTCGCCTCGCAGGTGGCGGTGATCACCGGCTTTTTGCCGGCGTTTCTCCTCTCCGGTTTCCTCTTTGAGATCTCCTCGATGCCGCTGCCGATCCGCGGTCTGACCCACATCATCGCCGCCCGCTACCTGGTGACCAACCTGCAGACCCTCTTCCTTGCCGGCGATGTCTGGCCGCTCCTGCTGCCGAACATCCTGATCCTGCTGCTGCTGGCGGCACTCCTCTTTCTGCTCACGGCGAAGAAGACCGTGAAGCGGCTGAGGTGA
- a CDS encoding M28 family peptidase — protein sequence MKPLRFRLLSILLATLLAGCGNDAPKQDPAPAAAAMEHIEYLSTTIGQRLAGSDHAAAARDYIQAHFLRLGLLTTLQTFTFGGTGADHSANVIAVKPGVSPQEILVGAHYDSVDVGSGASDNASGVGLLLACAAVLAKVEVPYTIRFVAFGAEEPGMLGSSYYVSQMTEAEIAHTVGMVNLDTVVGGDRIYVYGGLEAAGWLREAALAIARQAGISLDTSPGLNPEIPAGTTGDWSDHAPFKYAGVPYLYLEATNWEIGNFDGFLQTVDHGEIWHTDKDTLEFFATTYPGRIEAQLGDFTQILTGLLLTLEVPQAARSTISTKAQTSVPRFRQRNGMPFE from the coding sequence GTGAAACCGTTGCGCTTTCGTCTGCTGTCGATCCTACTCGCCACCCTCCTCGCCGGATGCGGCAACGACGCCCCGAAACAGGACCCGGCACCAGCCGCCGCTGCGATGGAACACATCGAATATCTCTCCACAACCATCGGCCAGCGGCTTGCGGGCAGCGATCATGCGGCGGCCGCACGGGACTATATCCAGGCGCACTTCCTGCGTTTGGGACTGCTGACGACCCTGCAGACCTTTACCTTCGGTGGGACGGGAGCAGATCACTCGGCCAATGTCATTGCCGTCAAGCCCGGCGTCTCGCCACAGGAGATCCTTGTCGGGGCCCATTACGACTCGGTCGACGTCGGCAGCGGGGCCTCCGACAATGCCTCGGGCGTCGGCCTGCTGCTGGCCTGCGCCGCAGTTCTGGCCAAGGTCGAGGTGCCCTACACCATCCGCTTCGTCGCCTTCGGCGCCGAGGAGCCCGGAATGCTGGGATCGAGTTATTACGTCTCGCAGATGACCGAAGCGGAGATCGCCCATACCGTCGGCATGGTCAACCTCGACACCGTAGTCGGCGGGGACAGGATCTATGTCTACGGCGGACTCGAGGCGGCAGGGTGGTTGCGGGAAGCGGCCTTGGCCATTGCCCGGCAGGCCGGTATTTCTCTGGACACCAGCCCCGGCCTGAACCCGGAAATCCCCGCCGGCACTACGGGCGACTGGAGCGACCATGCCCCCTTCAAATACGCCGGCGTCCCCTATCTCTACCTCGAAGCCACCAACTGGGAGATCGGCAACTTCGATGGCTTCCTCCAGACCGTCGACCACGGCGAGATCTGGCACACGGACAAGGACACCCTGGAGTTTTTCGCTACCACCTATCCCGGCCGGATCGAAGCCCAGCTCGGCGATTTCACGCAAATCCTGACCGGCCTGCTGCTGACTCTCGAGGTCCCGCAAGCAGCCCGCAGTACAATATCGACAAAGGCGCAAACCAGTGTTCCTCGCTTCAGACAGCGCAACGGGATGCCGTTCGAATAG
- the lepB gene encoding signal peptidase I gives MTEVAIDSGQGPRRKVWVAVLLSLALSGLGQLYTGQLRKAVLFLLVSTLVPLLFVLRSGQTPTLAAVVTLLMLQALIQLAALVDASRAARRIGSSFHPTWYNRVPVYLGTYLLFGLLLSGAISWYLRTQVVEAFTIASSSMEPTLLLGDRILVAKGTQDFTRGDLVVFDSPPDQGKAGQREFIKRIVGMPGDVVEVRDKELFINGRQLLEPYAVHLEADTLSAEVSPRDFFGPVTVPAQSYFMLGDNRDRSYDSRFWGFVEKEKVLGRAVNFYWSWDRRQHEVRWERIGVEIGKGGVVNLVGWFSKS, from the coding sequence ATGACCGAGGTGGCAATCGATTCCGGGCAGGGGCCGCGGCGCAAGGTTTGGGTCGCCGTCCTGCTGAGCCTGGCGCTGTCCGGCCTGGGACAGCTCTACACCGGCCAGTTGCGCAAGGCGGTTCTCTTTCTCCTGGTTTCCACCCTGGTCCCGCTCCTTTTCGTCCTCCGCTCCGGCCAAACCCCCACCCTGGCGGCTGTCGTCACCCTCCTCATGCTGCAGGCGCTGATCCAGCTCGCCGCGCTCGTCGACGCCAGCCGCGCCGCCCGGCGCATCGGCAGCAGCTTTCACCCCACCTGGTACAACCGCGTCCCCGTCTATCTCGGGACCTACCTCCTCTTCGGCCTGCTGCTGAGCGGAGCCATCTCCTGGTACCTGCGGACGCAGGTGGTCGAGGCTTTCACCATTGCCTCTTCCAGCATGGAACCGACCCTGCTCCTCGGCGACCGGATCCTGGTCGCCAAGGGAACACAGGATTTTACCCGCGGGGACCTGGTCGTCTTCGACTCCCCCCCCGACCAGGGGAAGGCGGGGCAGCGAGAGTTCATCAAGCGGATCGTCGGAATGCCGGGGGATGTGGTCGAGGTTCGGGACAAGGAGCTGTTCATCAATGGCCGTCAACTCCTGGAGCCCTATGCCGTTCACCTCGAAGCGGACACCCTGTCTGCGGAGGTCTCGCCCCGCGATTTCTTCGGACCGGTGACGGTGCCGGCGCAGAGTTATTTCATGCTCGGGGATAATCGGGACCGTTCCTACGACAGCCGGTTCTGGGGCTTCGTGGAAAAAGAGAAGGTCCTGGGCCGGGCGGTGAATTTCTACTGGTCCTGGGATCGCCGCCAGCATGAGGTGCGGTGGGAGAGGATCGGGGTCGAGATCGGCAAGGGTGGCGTGGTGAACCTGGTGGGGTGGTTTTCAAAGTCCTGA
- a CDS encoding SWIM zinc finger family protein, translated as MSYYEWAPYVPVAARRAKAAKRMEKLRKKGVDVQPVELTGRKIAGSFWGKGWCDHMESFSDYANRLPRGRTYVRNGSVCHLAIKRGRVEAMVSGTQLYNVVITISPLLKNKWDLVKKACTGRIGSLIDLLRGKLDHGVMEVVADRQSGLFPLPGEMKFDCDCPDWAGMCKHVAAVLYGVGARLDHSPEMLFVLRGVNHEELVDVSTAITDATKEGTSRRRIAATGIADVFGIDLADSAEDMTAKSPPPAKISTSAADSSRLKKARQQRAKQESEKNPAPKRTPKVDTFPAPLTGDAIHAWRTARGETQAIFAARIGVTAASISQWEKKGKKVIGMQVRTLAALRKAWRLTHS; from the coding sequence ATGAGTTATTACGAATGGGCGCCCTACGTGCCGGTGGCGGCGCGACGGGCCAAGGCGGCAAAGCGTATGGAAAAGCTGCGCAAGAAAGGGGTCGACGTGCAACCGGTCGAGCTGACCGGGCGCAAGATCGCCGGCTCCTTCTGGGGCAAGGGGTGGTGCGACCACATGGAATCGTTCAGCGATTACGCCAACCGTCTTCCCCGTGGCCGCACCTATGTCCGCAACGGTTCGGTTTGCCATCTGGCCATCAAGCGGGGGCGGGTCGAGGCGATGGTCAGCGGAACGCAGCTGTACAATGTGGTCATAACCATTTCGCCGCTGCTGAAAAACAAATGGGATCTCGTCAAAAAAGCCTGCACCGGCCGCATCGGCTCATTGATCGATTTGTTGCGCGGCAAACTGGATCATGGCGTCATGGAAGTGGTCGCGGATCGCCAGAGCGGCCTCTTTCCGCTGCCGGGAGAAATGAAATTCGACTGCGACTGTCCGGACTGGGCCGGAATGTGCAAGCATGTGGCGGCGGTCCTCTACGGTGTCGGCGCCCGCCTCGATCACTCCCCTGAAATGCTCTTTGTTCTGCGCGGGGTGAATCACGAAGAGCTGGTCGATGTCTCCACGGCGATAACCGACGCCACCAAGGAGGGTACCTCCCGGCGACGGATCGCCGCCACCGGCATTGCCGATGTCTTCGGCATCGACTTGGCCGATTCTGCCGAAGATATGACGGCGAAATCCCCCCCGCCGGCGAAGATATCGACGTCTGCTGCCGATTCATCGCGGCTGAAAAAGGCGAGACAGCAGCGGGCGAAACAGGAATCAGAAAAAAACCCCGCACCCAAAAGAACGCCCAAGGTGGACACCTTTCCCGCCCCCCTCACCGGCGACGCCATCCATGCCTGGCGGACGGCGCGCGGGGAGACACAGGCGATATTCGCCGCCCGCATCGGCGTCACCGCCGCCAGCATTTCACAATGGGAGAAAAAGGGCAAAAAGGTCATCGGCATGCAGGTGCGCACGCTGGCGGCCCTGCGCAAGGCCTGGCGGCTGACCCACTCATGA
- a CDS encoding HTH domain-containing protein encodes MPPEMTWRKAIDKVLGSSSTPLHYNQITERIISEGLRKNLGATPASTVNAQITASIKHDGASSPYIRVGKGTFSIRSEKSTTPVELPKLTPEVFESEESEEQYEIITSFGMFWRKEAIEWASTPKLLGMQQIGATPVDFFKQLGIYLLYDGREVIYVGRTTDRPLGRRLYEHTIDRMPARWDRFSWFGLLPVAESGQIGSLPATYDAAKLIPALEAILIEALEPRQNRKRGDDLAAVEYLQKVDPEIEKRKVKATLDLALNKL; translated from the coding sequence ATGCCCCCTGAAATGACATGGCGAAAAGCAATCGACAAGGTTCTCGGATCATCTTCAACGCCACTTCACTATAATCAAATTACAGAACGGATCATTTCAGAAGGTTTGCGCAAGAATCTCGGTGCCACGCCGGCGTCAACGGTGAACGCCCAAATTACAGCATCCATCAAGCATGATGGTGCCTCGTCACCGTACATAAGAGTTGGAAAAGGTACATTTTCAATTAGATCCGAAAAATCTACCACGCCCGTAGAGTTGCCGAAACTCACCCCAGAGGTATTTGAATCAGAGGAGTCCGAAGAGCAATACGAAATAATTACCTCCTTCGGGATGTTTTGGCGAAAGGAAGCTATAGAGTGGGCTTCGACGCCGAAATTACTAGGCATGCAGCAAATTGGCGCCACCCCCGTTGACTTCTTCAAGCAATTGGGAATTTATCTTCTCTACGATGGTCGCGAGGTGATTTACGTTGGCCGGACCACTGACCGGCCACTCGGCAGACGGCTATATGAACACACGATTGACCGTATGCCGGCCCGTTGGGACCGGTTTTCTTGGTTTGGATTGCTCCCTGTGGCCGAATCAGGCCAAATTGGCTCATTGCCAGCAACCTACGATGCAGCAAAACTCATCCCGGCTTTGGAAGCAATTTTGATTGAGGCACTGGAACCGCGACAAAATCGGAAAAGGGGAGACGATTTAGCAGCAGTCGAATACCTTCAGAAGGTGGACCCGGAAATTGAAAAAAGGAAGGTCAAAGCTACGCTCGACCTCGCATTGAATAAGCTATAA
- a CDS encoding ABC transporter permease, with product MFGRIYTLIVKELLALLRDKKSRFVLIVPPLVQLFVFSFAATMEVDNQTLAILNLDRGRPAQVLAARFAAASNFRTILPLQRPEQVVPLIDRQQAIAVLSIPADFSANLAAGRPAPVSFIVDGRKTNAAQIVQGYAQRIVNQYRAEVTSGVGPPAVELVVRNWFNPNLTFRWYTVPSLVCILTTLIGVLVTALSVAREREMGTFDQLLVSPLHPLEILAGKALPALLVAVAEGSFMILAAVVLLRVPFEGSLLLLYASMVVFLAAVIGVGLFISALSMTQQQAILGTFVFLVPAIILSGFATPIENMPEWLQLLTYANPLRYFMVVVKGIFLKDIGAALVWSMTWPLALIAAVTLGSATWLFRRRME from the coding sequence ATGTTCGGACGGATTTACACCCTCATCGTCAAGGAGCTGCTGGCGCTGCTGCGCGACAAGAAGAGCCGCTTCGTCCTCATCGTGCCGCCGCTGGTGCAGCTCTTCGTCTTCTCCTTCGCCGCCACCATGGAGGTCGACAACCAGACCCTGGCGATCCTCAACCTGGACCGGGGGCGCCCGGCGCAGGTGCTCGCCGCCCGCTTTGCCGCCGCCAGCAACTTCCGCACCATCCTGCCGCTGCAGCGCCCGGAACAGGTGGTGCCCCTCATCGACCGCCAGCAGGCGATCGCGGTGCTGTCGATTCCGGCCGACTTTTCCGCCAACCTCGCCGCCGGGCGGCCGGCGCCGGTCAGCTTCATCGTCGATGGGCGCAAGACCAACGCGGCGCAGATTGTCCAGGGCTACGCCCAGCGCATCGTCAACCAGTACCGCGCCGAGGTGACCTCCGGCGTCGGCCCGCCCGCCGTCGAGCTGGTGGTGCGCAACTGGTTCAACCCCAACCTCACCTTCCGCTGGTACACGGTGCCGAGCCTGGTTTGCATTCTCACCACCCTGATCGGGGTGCTGGTCACGGCCCTCTCCGTCGCCCGGGAGCGGGAAATGGGGACCTTCGACCAGCTGCTGGTCTCGCCGCTGCATCCCCTCGAAATCCTTGCCGGCAAGGCACTGCCGGCGCTGCTGGTGGCGGTCGCCGAGGGGAGCTTCATGATCCTCGCCGCGGTGGTGCTGCTGCGGGTCCCCTTCGAGGGGTCGCTGCTCCTCCTTTACGCCAGCATGGTGGTCTTTCTGGCGGCAGTGATCGGCGTCGGCCTCTTCATCTCCGCCCTCTCCATGACCCAGCAGCAGGCGATCCTCGGCACCTTCGTCTTCCTGGTGCCGGCGATCATTCTCTCCGGTTTCGCCACCCCGATCGAGAACATGCCCGAGTGGCTGCAACTGCTCACCTACGCCAACCCGCTGCGCTACTTCATGGTGGTGGTCAAGGGGATTTTTCTCAAGGATATCGGCGCGGCGCTGGTCTGGAGCATGACCTGGCCGCTGGCGCTGATCGCGGCGGTCACCCTGGGGAGCGCAACCTGGCTCTTCCGGCGGCGCATGGAGTGA
- a CDS encoding SDR family NAD(P)-dependent oxidoreductase — translation MDLQLKNRLALVSGSTAGIGNAIAVALAREGARVIVNGRTRDAVDQATAAIAKETGTAPLGFAGDLASAAAAEALVRQHPGIEILVNNLGIFEPKAFAAISDSEWQRFFDINVLSGVRLARLCLPAMQKADWGRIIFISSESAVQIPAEMIHYGTTKTAQLAVSRGLAESLSGTGITVNCVLPGPTKSRGVLDFVGALAKEQGKSFREFETDFFKNVRPTSLLKRFATPEEVAALVAFVASPLASATTGAALRVDGGVIKSAF, via the coding sequence ATGGACCTGCAACTCAAAAACCGGCTCGCCCTCGTCTCCGGCAGCACCGCCGGCATCGGCAACGCCATCGCCGTCGCCCTGGCGCGGGAAGGGGCGCGGGTGATCGTCAACGGTCGCACCCGGGACGCGGTCGACCAGGCGACGGCAGCGATCGCGAAGGAGACCGGCACCGCCCCCCTCGGCTTTGCCGGCGACCTTGCCAGCGCCGCGGCCGCCGAGGCGCTGGTGCGCCAGCACCCCGGCATCGAAATCCTCGTCAACAATCTCGGCATCTTCGAACCCAAGGCGTTCGCGGCGATCAGCGACAGCGAATGGCAGCGCTTTTTCGACATCAACGTGCTGAGCGGGGTGCGCCTCGCCCGCCTCTGCCTGCCGGCGATGCAAAAGGCCGACTGGGGGCGGATCATCTTCATCTCCAGCGAGAGCGCGGTGCAGATTCCGGCGGAGATGATCCACTACGGCACCACCAAGACCGCCCAGCTCGCCGTCTCCCGCGGCCTCGCCGAGTCGCTGTCCGGGACCGGCATCACCGTCAACTGCGTCCTCCCCGGGCCGACCAAATCGCGCGGCGTGCTCGACTTTGTCGGCGCCCTTGCTAAAGAGCAGGGGAAGTCGTTCCGCGAGTTCGAGACCGACTTCTTCAAGAACGTGCGGCCGACCTCCCTGCTCAAGCGCTTCGCGACACCGGAGGAGGTCGCCGCGCTGGTCGCCTTTGTGGCCAGCCCCCTCGCCTCGGCGACGACCGGCGCCGCCCTGCGCGTCGATGGCGGCGTCATCAAGAGTGCATTCTGA
- a CDS encoding TIGR01458 family HAD-type hydrolase produces MIKGVLLDLSGTVYVGDELVPGAAAAIEELQRRQIPLRYLTNTSRRPRRVIVEKLRRMGLEIAEAEVFTAPQAVRDYLLEHRFTPWLLVHPAVEEEFADLVGPQPDAVVLGDAADAFSYASLNQAFRLLLDGARLLAVGDNRYFRESEGMSLDAGPFVAALEYAAGCQAIILGKPSPAFFHAAASELGCRPGEVLMVGDDVASDVNGALKAGLKAALVRTGKYRPGDEAQICAPGACVCADLSEALADLLATER; encoded by the coding sequence ATGATCAAGGGTGTGCTGCTCGACCTGAGCGGAACCGTCTATGTAGGCGATGAGCTGGTGCCGGGCGCGGCGGCGGCGATCGAGGAGCTGCAGCGGCGGCAGATCCCGCTGCGCTATCTCACCAACACCTCGCGCCGCCCGCGCCGGGTCATTGTCGAGAAGCTGCGCCGGATGGGACTCGAAATCGCCGAGGCGGAGGTCTTTACCGCGCCGCAGGCGGTGCGCGACTACCTGCTGGAGCATCGCTTCACCCCCTGGCTGCTGGTTCATCCCGCGGTGGAGGAGGAGTTCGCTGACCTGGTCGGCCCGCAGCCGGATGCCGTGGTCCTCGGCGATGCCGCTGACGCCTTCAGTTACGCCAGCCTCAACCAGGCCTTTCGCCTGCTCCTCGACGGCGCGCGGCTGCTGGCGGTCGGGGACAACCGCTATTTCCGCGAGTCGGAGGGGATGAGCCTCGACGCCGGCCCCTTCGTCGCCGCCCTGGAGTACGCTGCCGGCTGCCAGGCGATCATTCTCGGCAAGCCGTCACCGGCCTTTTTCCATGCGGCGGCGAGCGAGCTCGGCTGCCGGCCGGGAGAAGTGCTGATGGTCGGGGATGATGTCGCTTCCGATGTCAACGGTGCGCTCAAGGCGGGGCTGAAAGCGGCGCTGGTGCGCACCGGCAAGTACCGGCCGGGGGACGAGGCGCAGATCTGTGCGCCGGGTGCCTGCGTCTGCGCCGATCTGAGTGAGGCGCTGGCGGATCTGCTGGCGACGGAGCGCTAG
- a CDS encoding IS256 family transposase, whose amino-acid sequence MAIEKDLLDRLLADYKKPEDLIGETGLLKQLTKALLERALEAELTQHLGHEKHAPVATKGGNARNGKSAKTIKGEFGKLPIEVPRDRDSSFEPLIIPKGQTRFAGFDGKIISLYARGMTTREIQGHLEEIYGVEVSPALISSVTDAVADEVKIWQNRPLDALYPIVYMDAVRVKVRDNGHVSNKAVYLALGVTLDGIKEVLGMWVAENEGAKFWLQVVTELKNRGVEDIFIACVDGLKGFPEAIEAVFPRTQVQLCLVHMVRHSLRYVSWKQRKEVAADLKSIYQAATAEQAEMNLTEFEAKWDKTHPSIGQSWRRNWERITPFFAYPAEIRKVIYTTNAIESLNMSLRKVTKNRGSFPNDAAMFKLLYLALNNIAKKWTLPIRDWKAALNQFSILFEGRLPVY is encoded by the coding sequence ATGGCCATCGAAAAAGATCTGCTGGACCGTCTGCTTGCCGACTACAAGAAGCCCGAAGACCTGATCGGCGAAACCGGCTTGCTTAAACAGCTCACCAAGGCCCTTCTGGAACGAGCTTTGGAAGCGGAATTGACCCAACACCTGGGGCACGAGAAGCATGCTCCCGTGGCCACGAAAGGCGGCAATGCCCGCAATGGCAAGTCGGCCAAAACCATCAAGGGCGAATTCGGCAAACTGCCGATCGAGGTTCCGCGTGACCGGGACAGCAGCTTCGAGCCGCTCATCATTCCCAAGGGCCAGACCCGCTTCGCCGGCTTCGACGGCAAGATCATCTCCCTCTACGCCCGGGGGATGACGACCCGGGAGATCCAGGGGCATCTGGAAGAGATTTATGGCGTCGAGGTCTCTCCCGCCCTCATTTCCAGCGTGACCGATGCCGTCGCGGACGAGGTCAAGATCTGGCAGAACCGACCGCTCGACGCCCTCTATCCCATCGTCTATATGGACGCGGTCCGGGTCAAGGTGCGAGACAACGGCCACGTCAGCAATAAAGCGGTCTACCTGGCCCTGGGCGTCACCCTGGACGGCATCAAGGAGGTCCTGGGCATGTGGGTGGCCGAGAACGAGGGCGCCAAGTTCTGGCTACAGGTGGTGACCGAGTTGAAAAACCGGGGTGTCGAAGACATCTTCATCGCCTGCGTGGACGGGCTCAAAGGTTTCCCCGAGGCCATCGAAGCAGTCTTTCCTCGCACCCAGGTCCAGCTCTGCCTCGTTCACATGGTGCGCCATTCTCTCCGCTACGTCTCCTGGAAACAGCGCAAGGAAGTGGCGGCCGATCTGAAGTCCATTTACCAGGCCGCGACGGCCGAGCAGGCCGAAATGAACCTGACGGAGTTCGAAGCGAAGTGGGATAAAACCCACCCCTCCATCGGCCAGTCCTGGCGGCGCAACTGGGAGAGAATCACCCCGTTTTTCGCCTACCCGGCGGAGATTCGCAAGGTGATCTACACCACCAATGCGATCGAATCGCTAAACATGTCGCTGCGCAAGGTCACCAAGAACCGGGGCTCATTCCCCAACGACGCAGCCATGTTCAAACTGCTCTACCTGGCGCTAAACAATATCGCCAAGAAATGGACCCTGCCGATTCGGGACTGGAAGGCCGCCCTCAACCAGTTCTCTATCTTGTTCGAAGGCAGGTTGCCGGTTTACTGA